A region of bacterium DNA encodes the following proteins:
- a CDS encoding DEAD/DEAH box helicase — protein sequence MNNVLKFLNYLKNSDLKKHIVYLKTIKEKKGEKYDIPDFISPEIKNYLKENGIEKIYIHQKEGLEKLNDKKNIIITTPTGSGKTLIYNTFVINHILKTPDSKALYIFPTKALTQDQLKTLKNFRKKFPSITAEIYDGDTPENIRKKIKRKFPSIVLTNPDMLHIGILPFYSLWREFFSELSFVVIDEVHTYKGIFGSNVSHVIRRLRRICNFYGSNPQFILSSATIKNSESFAGQLVGLDFESIKENSAPSGKKHFVFWDTLEDSPYTQTIELMKKSVENGLSTIVFTNSRRATELLQIWGIKNPSLKNVISSYRAGYLPEERREIEKNLFEGNLKGVISTSALELGIDIGWLDTCILFGYPGSIISTWQRAGRVGRKNNESIVIFVALSDALDKYFLKNPDELLEREFEDVIINFENEIITENHLKCACFEMPFSENEINLYGNFIKEILETKFKKTFDGRYFYSGKYPHTQVNLRTVGDIFSIVEVDTGKIIGEIEENKVYYDCHPGAIYLHLGNKYYVSFIKPQTKQVIVQKAKVDYYTQVNWWEKINIMDMIKEKGNEFKIKFGKIEVTTNFVSYEKRKEKDKTLIGLYQLNLPDIKFQTQSLWIEIHEKQIEEFKKRKIDFHGSIHAVEHSIIGIFPVEVPSDRGDIGGYSFPFHQQTEKATIFIYDGYPGGIGITKTGYERIEKILNLSYESVKGCKCESGCPSCIQSPKCGNKNNPLDKRGCLFLLETMLANI from the coding sequence ATGAATAATGTCTTAAAATTTCTAAATTATCTTAAAAATTCTGACTTAAAGAAACATATTGTTTATCTTAAAACTATTAAAGAGAAAAAAGGTGAAAAATATGATATACCTGATTTTATAAGTCCTGAAATAAAAAATTATCTTAAAGAAAATGGAATTGAAAAAATTTATATTCACCAGAAAGAAGGACTTGAAAAACTAAATGATAAGAAAAACATAATAATTACAACACCAACAGGTAGTGGCAAAACACTTATTTATAATACATTTGTAATTAACCATATACTTAAAACACCTGATTCAAAAGCACTTTATATATTTCCAACAAAAGCATTAACTCAAGACCAATTAAAAACATTAAAAAATTTTAGAAAAAAATTCCCTTCAATAACAGCAGAAATATATGATGGTGATACACCTGAAAATATAAGAAAAAAAATCAAAAGAAAATTCCCTTCAATTGTTCTTACAAATCCTGATATGCTCCATATTGGAATTTTACCTTTTTATTCATTATGGAGGGAATTTTTTTCTGAACTTTCTTTTGTAGTTATTGACGAAGTTCATACTTACAAAGGAATTTTTGGCTCTAATGTTTCTCATGTTATAAGACGGCTAAGAAGAATTTGTAATTTTTATGGGAGCAACCCACAATTTATTCTTTCTTCTGCTACAATTAAAAATTCAGAAAGTTTTGCAGGTCAACTTGTTGGACTTGATTTTGAATCTATAAAAGAGAATTCTGCTCCTTCCGGGAAAAAACATTTTGTTTTCTGGGATACACTTGAGGACTCTCCTTATACTCAAACAATAGAATTGATGAAAAAAAGTGTTGAAAATGGACTTTCAACAATTGTTTTTACAAATAGCAGAAGGGCAACTGAACTTTTACAGATATGGGGAATTAAAAATCCATCCTTAAAAAATGTAATTTCTTCATATAGGGCTGGTTATCTTCCAGAAGAAAGAAGAGAAATAGAAAAAAATTTGTTTGAAGGGAATTTAAAAGGAGTAATATCAACAAGTGCTTTAGAATTAGGAATTGATATTGGCTGGTTAGATACCTGCATTCTTTTTGGTTATCCAGGAAGTATAATAAGTACCTGGCAGAGAGCAGGAAGAGTTGGAAGAAAAAATAATGAGTCCATTGTTATTTTTGTGGCACTTTCTGATGCTCTTGATAAGTATTTTTTAAAAAATCCAGATGAACTTCTTGAAAGAGAATTTGAAGATGTAATTATAAATTTTGAAAATGAAATAATTACTGAAAATCATCTTAAATGTGCTTGTTTTGAAATGCCTTTCAGTGAAAATGAAATAAATTTGTATGGTAATTTTATAAAAGAAATACTTGAAACAAAATTCAAAAAAACATTTGATGGAAGATACTTTTACTCCGGAAAATATCCACATACACAGGTTAATTTAAGAACGGTTGGGGATATTTTTTCAATAGTTGAAGTAGATACAGGAAAAATCATAGGAGAAATTGAAGAAAATAAAGTTTATTATGACTGTCATCCAGGAGCAATTTATTTACATTTAGGAAATAAATATTATGTTTCATTTATAAAACCACAAACAAAGCAGGTAATTGTTCAGAAAGCGAAAGTTGATTATTATACCCAGGTTAATTGGTGGGAAAAAATTAATATAATGGATATGATAAAAGAAAAAGGAAATGAATTCAAAATTAAATTTGGTAAAATTGAAGTCACAACTAATTTTGTCAGTTATGAAAAAAGGAAAGAAAAAGACAAAACGCTTATTGGCCTTTATCAATTAAATTTACCAGATATAAAATTTCAAACACAATCTCTGTGGATTGAAATACACGAAAAACAAATTGAAGAATTTAAAAAGAGAAAGATTGATTTTCATGGGAGTATCCACGCAGTTGAACATTCAATTATAGGAATTTTTCCTGTTGAAGTCCCTTCTGATAGAGGTGATATTGGTGGTTATTCTTTCCCTTTTCATCAACAAACAGAAAAAGCAACAATATTTATATATGATGGGTATCCTGGGGGAATTGGAATTACAAAAACTGGATATGAAAGAATAGAAAAAATTCTAAATTTATCTTATGAAAGTGTAAAAGGATGTAAATGTGAATCTGGCTGTCCATCCTGTATTCAGTCACCAAAATGTGGAAATAAAAACAATCCACTTGATAAAAGAGGGTGCCTTTTTCTTCTTGAAACAATGCTTGCCAATATATAA
- the fmt gene encoding methionyl-tRNA formyltransferase translates to MKIIYFGSDEFGIPSLYELKKNFNLLTIITTPDKPKGRGQKVLPTPTKIWAIENKIEVLTPAEFDENFISKLKSLNPDLIVLISYGKKLPVEILKIPKLCSINLHPSLLPKYRGPAPIEWCLINGEEETGITVIKMEENIDAGEIIEQRKFPILPDDDAITLKNRLSNEGSKILISAIEKIKKGERGEKQKGIPSYARKLKKEDGKINWEKSAKDIHNLVRGVIEWPTAYTYIETKNGKKLIKIFKTEIEKESGKFGMIGEIIKIGNDFIEVACGNGTIKIKQLQMEGKKRIETSEFLKGFHYPLTKFTN, encoded by the coding sequence ATGAAAATAATTTATTTTGGAAGTGACGAATTTGGAATACCATCTCTTTATGAATTGAAAAAAAATTTTAATTTATTGACTATTATAACAACTCCTGATAAACCAAAAGGAAGAGGACAAAAAGTTCTACCAACTCCTACAAAAATATGGGCGATAGAAAATAAAATTGAAGTTTTAACACCAGCAGAATTTGATGAAAATTTTATTTCTAAATTAAAATCATTAAATCCAGACCTAATTGTTCTTATTTCTTATGGGAAAAAATTACCAGTAGAAATCTTAAAAATACCAAAATTGTGTTCTATAAATTTACATCCATCACTTCTTCCAAAATATAGAGGACCTGCTCCTATTGAATGGTGTTTAATAAATGGGGAGGAAGAAACAGGAATAACTGTTATTAAAATGGAAGAAAACATAGATGCAGGGGAAATAATAGAACAGAGAAAATTCCCAATTCTTCCTGATGATGATGCAATTACTTTAAAAAATCGTCTTTCAAATGAAGGTAGCAAAATTTTAATTTCTGCTATAGAAAAAATAAAAAAGGGAGAGAGAGGTGAAAAACAAAAAGGAATTCCTTCTTATGCAAGGAAATTAAAAAAAGAAGATGGTAAAATTAACTGGGAAAAAAGTGCAAAAGATATACACAACCTTGTTAGAGGAGTTATTGAATGGCCAACCGCTTACACATATATTGAAACAAAAAATGGGAAAAAGTTAATTAAAATTTTTAAAACAGAAATAGAAAAAGAAAGTGGTAAATTTGGTATGATAGGAGAAATAATTAAAATTGGAAATGACTTTATTGAAGTTGCTTGTGGAAATGGAACTATTAAAATAAAGCAATTGCAGATGGAAGGTAAAAAAAGAATTGAAACATCTGAATTTTTAAAGGGATTTCATTATCCTCTTACAAAATTCACAAATTAA
- a CDS encoding ROK family protein, which yields MKCVGIDLGGTFIKAGLVDDKGNIIKKNQFPTRGEEGKREIVLSQIENAINFCLDGENKNEIIGIGIGTPGLVDDEGIVYGAPNLPGWDNLPLKDIFEKKYDIKVVIENDVNTIAWGEYLFGAGKGYKTMICITLGTGVGGGIVKDGKLLRGEKYSAVEIGHITIDYKGQKCKCGNYGCIERFVGRDYIVERAVNAIKEGKETKIYELAGGNLNKITPKIISDAYNLGDEVAKDIWTDVGICLGALFSSLINLLNPDIIVIGGGISQAGDILFETIRKTIKERAMKKLSENVKVVPAGLGIDSGIISSASLLFTK from the coding sequence ATGAAATGTGTTGGAATTGATTTAGGAGGAACTTTTATAAAGGCAGGGCTTGTTGATGATAAGGGAAATATTATAAAGAAAAATCAATTCCCAACAAGAGGTGAGGAAGGTAAAAGAGAAATTGTCCTTTCACAGATTGAAAATGCAATCAACTTTTGCCTTGATGGAGAAAATAAAAATGAAATAATAGGAATTGGCATAGGAACACCTGGGCTTGTTGATGATGAAGGGATTGTTTATGGAGCACCAAATTTACCTGGCTGGGATAATTTACCTTTAAAAGATATTTTCGAAAAAAAATATGATATAAAGGTAGTCATTGAAAATGATGTTAATACTATTGCATGGGGAGAATATCTTTTTGGTGCTGGTAAAGGTTATAAAACCATGATATGCATTACACTTGGAACAGGGGTTGGAGGAGGAATTGTTAAAGATGGAAAACTTTTAAGAGGAGAAAAATATTCAGCAGTTGAGATAGGACATATCACAATTGATTACAAAGGACAAAAGTGTAAATGTGGAAATTATGGATGTATAGAAAGATTTGTTGGTAGAGATTATATTGTTGAAAGAGCAGTAAATGCAATAAAAGAAGGGAAAGAAACAAAAATATATGAACTTGCTGGTGGAAACTTAAATAAAATAACGCCAAAAATAATTTCTGATGCATATAATTTAGGTGATGAAGTTGCAAAGGATATATGGACTGATGTTGGAATTTGTTTAGGAGCATTATTCTCTTCTCTTATTAATCTTCTTAATCCAGATATTATAGTCATAGGAGGAGGAATTTCACAGGCAGGGGATATTCTTTTTGAAACAATAAGAAAAACAATAAAAGAAAGAGCAATGAAAAAACTCAGTGAAAATGTAAAAGTTGTTCCAGCAGGTCTTGGAATTGACTCTGGTATTATTTCTTCTGCCTCTTTACTTTTTACAAAATGA